In one window of Bdellovibrionales bacterium CG10_big_fil_rev_8_21_14_0_10_45_34 DNA:
- a CDS encoding tRNA uridine-5-carboxymethylaminomethyl(34) synthesis GTPase MnmE — translation MLGESQYIEGQTDTIYALTTGATPSGVAVVRLSGDKSWQIARTLSKNLPENIESHRAYFTSICDPQNEEILDEGLLLFFANGKSYTGEQTCEFQVHGSAVVVRDLCSALNSQGARSALRGEFTFRAFVNGRIDLTQAEAVLELIHSESSKEARASLNNLRGILSKNITEIEAELVRILAHVEVGIDFTEERLDHSVESDFLSQIEELSKQIGTILSNYRQSKLVKTGLRVGLFGAPNAGKSSLFNQILGRERSIVSKDAGTTRDYVEAEMLFRGIKLRLIDTAGLHETSDLVEAQGVQRAQDLKKDVDLKVLVFDASLFLNGSSSSRSQINLDCMQHENESLQLSDWVTSQFTQLASDEIVVVHKSDLLSQQERIKILGIFKAMSGERELLFVSSLSGEGVKSLSELIAKSGNVSLDETDFMIQSRHADALMQAKRALLEAKTSLDEGLGPECAALDLRIALDQIQRILGKTFNDDILNHVFSEFCIGK, via the coding sequence ATTTTGGGCGAATCACAATATATTGAAGGGCAGACGGATACGATCTACGCACTCACCACTGGGGCAACACCCAGTGGCGTGGCGGTTGTTCGTCTGTCAGGGGACAAATCATGGCAAATCGCTCGCACCCTTTCAAAGAACTTACCAGAAAATATAGAATCCCACAGGGCCTATTTCACTTCAATTTGTGATCCACAAAATGAAGAGATTTTAGACGAAGGGTTGTTGCTTTTTTTTGCTAATGGGAAGTCATATACCGGCGAGCAAACTTGCGAATTTCAAGTGCACGGATCCGCAGTTGTCGTAAGAGATCTGTGTTCTGCTTTAAACTCTCAGGGAGCTCGCTCAGCATTAAGAGGAGAGTTTACCTTTCGTGCTTTTGTAAACGGTCGAATAGATCTGACTCAGGCAGAGGCGGTGTTGGAGCTTATTCATTCGGAGTCCTCAAAAGAAGCGCGGGCTTCTTTGAACAACCTAAGAGGAATACTTTCGAAGAACATCACAGAGATTGAGGCAGAGTTGGTAAGAATTTTGGCTCACGTCGAAGTCGGCATAGACTTTACCGAGGAGCGACTGGATCACTCTGTTGAATCAGATTTTTTGAGTCAAATTGAAGAGCTAAGCAAACAGATAGGTACAATTCTTAGTAATTACAGACAAAGTAAACTTGTCAAAACGGGCTTGAGAGTTGGCCTATTTGGCGCTCCAAATGCTGGCAAATCTAGTCTATTCAATCAAATCCTCGGAAGAGAAAGGTCCATAGTTTCTAAGGACGCAGGCACTACACGCGATTATGTGGAAGCCGAAATGCTTTTTCGAGGGATTAAGCTTAGACTCATTGACACCGCCGGCCTTCATGAAACGAGCGATCTTGTTGAAGCTCAGGGCGTTCAAAGAGCTCAAGATTTAAAGAAAGATGTAGATTTGAAGGTTCTGGTTTTTGACGCAAGTCTTTTTTTGAATGGTAGCTCCTCTAGTAGATCGCAGATCAACTTAGATTGTATGCAGCACGAGAACGAAAGTTTGCAGTTGAGCGATTGGGTGACGAGTCAGTTTACTCAGTTAGCTAGCGATGAGATAGTTGTGGTTCATAAGTCTGACTTATTGTCTCAGCAAGAGAGGATAAAGATCTTAGGTATCTTTAAAGCGATGAGTGGCGAGAGAGAACTTTTGTTCGTTAGTTCGTTAAGTGGGGAGGGAGTCAAATCTCTGTCGGAACTGATAGCTAAGAGTGGAAACGTCAGTTTAGATGAGACCGACTTCATGATTCAGTCAAGGCATGCGGATGCACTAATGCAAGCAAAACGTGCCCTTTTAGAAGCGAAGACAAGTCTTGATGAAGGCTTGGGTCCGGAGTGTGCTGCACTTGATTTGAGAATTGCTCTTGATCAAATTCAGCGCATTTTAGGGAAAACATTTAACGACGATATTTTGAATCATGTGTTTAGCGAGTTTTGTATTGGTAAATGA
- a CDS encoding membrane protein insertion efficiency factor YidD gives MGLMCKRYWRKFLSDGDHESINSNSLGAMKRALLFCVRVYQIYLRVWLPSDCRFYPTCSNYANECLHKQPTHRALYLIGKRLLKCRPFGPSGFDAVPQNKEVLQTKMKLPNSRSSLGASKLKHLSREECAS, from the coding sequence ATGGGTCTGATGTGCAAAAGATATTGGAGAAAATTTTTGAGCGACGGTGATCACGAGTCAATCAATTCAAATTCCCTCGGAGCTATGAAGCGAGCCCTCCTGTTTTGCGTGCGCGTTTATCAAATCTATTTACGCGTGTGGCTTCCGAGTGACTGTCGATTTTATCCAACATGTTCAAACTACGCAAACGAGTGTTTGCACAAGCAGCCCACCCATCGCGCCTTGTATCTTATAGGTAAGCGGCTTTTAAAGTGTCGCCCCTTTGGACCCAGTGGCTTTGATGCAGTTCCACAAAACAAGGAAGTGCTTCAAACCAAAATGAAATTGCCAAACTCCAGGAGCTCATTAGGGGCTTCAAAATTGAAACATCTTTCTCGTGAGGAATGCGCATCGTGA